The Gossypium hirsutum isolate 1008001.06 chromosome D02, Gossypium_hirsutum_v2.1, whole genome shotgun sequence region CCATTAATGCAGAAAAATGCtatctattttcctttttccaatTATCTATGGAGCTTCCAAATTGTGCTCCAATGCATAAACCATAACCAATAAGAATCTCAAATTTCCCCCACTCTCATTTTTCTATAGAGCCAAAAGCCCACAGATTCCAACTGATACATTACAAGCACAATGAAGTAAAGTAATTCGGGCAACAGGCTCAGCGCCTTTTCAGACCACACAAATTCTGTGAATGAATGTAATCTGTTCATCCCAGAAAGAAATGGAATGTATACCTGAGAATAACAATCTACAGCAGTTTTAAACTCTTTGTCACGAAATGCTACATCTCCCCGCTTTCTTGCCTCCAACATATCTCTCATTTGTTGAGTCCACTCTTGAAAGGAGAGCTGAACCAGTCCATGTCCAAACGAATTTAACACCACATAATAGGTAGGCATCCACAAATCTACAGTTCTATGATATTACTTACCTCATTTGTTCCTTCATCATCTTTGTAATGTGTCATTACCAAATTTGATGGATAGCTGTGAGATCCATCCGTGAACAGGCATCACCCATTGGAGACAACGGCTGCTGTGGAGTAGGAGGCCCCTCCTCATGCTTGGGAATTCCCAACATCACATAAGATGGAACCTGCAAATGAATACCAAGTCCTCACCTCAGAGTCTGATAAAATACAAATTCTAATATTTCATAAGAACAAAACTGCAAAAGCAAACAATATTTCCATGAATGCACATCCAAAAAGTAAACTTGAGGAAATTTAGAGGGAGAGCAAAAGTGGAAGAAAGATGGCTCACATCAGGTTTATTTTGCAATGGGGCAAGTGTAGTCACAAGATCTTTGGTATTTGGCCTCTCCCTTGGTTCATATTGCAAACATTGTGAGGCAAGATCAAAGACCACAGTTGCCTCTTCAGATGAGAAGTGTCCCTCTAGATGTGAATCCATTAAGAGAAGAATGTTTTTGCCTCTTATCATATCCAGAGCCTGCATacaaataaagaaattttattttttgaaaataataccCCAAAATTAATAACTTTTGGGAATGCCAACAAGGAGGCAGAATAAAAGACAGGAAAATTCAAGTGGCAACAGAATCATATTTTCATCCCTTATTCTCATTAAGAATCATCAAGTATAAATCAGGTGGAGTCATCATATCCACAAATTGAAAATTATACCAAACATGTATAGTTATAATATCGACGATCTGTGAGAAATAAAAAAAGTCCTTGGTATCCATACATCCAACACGTTTAAACAAGAAATAGTGCAATCACTTCATTATGAAAATAGATTACAGCTTTCCAAGCAGCAAAAGAGTAGAAAATGTATATATACTTACATGACTTGGAGGAATGTGTTTTCCACTGAGAAGATCCAAAAGGACAGTTCCAAAGCTGAATATAACACTTTCAGGAGTAACCCTTCCTAGAACACAGATATTAATAAGCTCAATCATTCTAGCTAAGAACAATTCTGAAACAAATAACCGATGGTTGACATCATCAGTCCTAGAAACTTCAAAGCTCTAAATAATCAGTTTTCATGATAGACTTAGTTCACTAGTATATTCTCAAATTACGCAGTTGCACAACACAACTTGGAATTCTTAGAAGCTTAAGGCATTGCGATCATCTATAAATATCAGAAATGGATGAAGCTATCAAACATATTATCAATCCCAAGGAAAAGCTAAAGACTtcagcaaaagaaaaagaagattcaTTGATGGTCTGAAATATCCAACATTACAACCCGACCCCCCCCCCCCAACCATCCCTTTTGTTTCCCCATATTTGGTAAAAATGAATATATGCCAGTAATTCTCACACAATCTATGAAGAGCAAGTTTAAGAATGTCAAACTCATTTACAAGAGACGCATGATCATAGTTAGTTTGGAAAGGATCACATAGTGGAGGTGTTCGCAAAAAGTCCGTTTTTGTAGATTTGCATAAAATTAAGGCTCCTCCCCTCTAACATAGGAGAAATATGAATGATAATTCAGATCTAAACATTTGAAAACAATTGACCAAATGAATAAGTTTTGGATTTACACATACACACAATGGAAAGCAAGATTGTCTTCTTTCTCTTAAGTGAgggagaagttgaataataagaAGAATTAAAAAGCTGTTACCATTTCTTAAATACTCAGGAGGCGTGTATGCAAGATTTGTACTATAACTTTTTCCATCCCTGCTGTTCTTCATCAAACCAAAACATGAAAGTCGAGGATCGCCATTCtgcaaaaaccattaaaaagGTTATTAATATGCTCGACAAAACAAATACCAAGAGCTAAAAAAAGAGAGTTTTGTTGCAATACCTCATCAAAGAGAACCCTATATGCATTCAAATCATGGTACAATGGACGACCTTCGCTGCTACAATAATCTAATGCTTCAGCTATGTATAAAGCAACTCTCAACCGCATAGCCCACTCAATAGTCTGGTTCTCCCCTGTCAAGCAAATAAAGAACAGAAattattttcaagccaaaagGTGAAACATTAAAAGGAAGACAATATGGCCACACAATatgattttacatttttacttatgttaCTTGAAAAGCATGACTTAAGGTGATAACTTAAAGATATTATCATGCAGGATCTAACTAGTTGAGAGACATTAGTTGGAAACAAGAACTTAACAGAAGACATCAATAAACACCCAACAAGTTAGGTCAGAGGAAGTAATAATTGCactcaaatttaattatatttagttTACTTTtgttcagaaaaaaaaaagtgatagtAAAAATTGGAACCATACAGTGAAATAAATGCTTTGCAAGGGTATCATTCGGCATGTATTCAGCAACAAGCAATCTCTCGTCGCCATCGCAGCAATACCCAATCAAATTAGCCACTCTCTTATGTCTAAGCTTTCCAACACCGCGAGCTTCATCCTTTAATGATAAACGGAAAAAGAGattaaaaagaacaaaagaaaatcaGAAGAAGGGAAACCCTAAAAATG contains the following coding sequences:
- the LOC107910692 gene encoding LOW QUALITY PROTEIN: serine/threonine-protein kinase BSK1 (The sequence of the model RefSeq protein was modified relative to this genomic sequence to represent the inferred CDS: inserted 1 base in 1 codon); the encoded protein is MGCCESTFLRRPDSLHKTNHHHHLYNTNTNRLTQTNNGPSSPSIAGKDSLAGGAAGFPDFSEFSLAELKAATNNFSSDFIVYECGEKAPNVVYKGRLQNVNNRRRIAIKKFTRLAWPDPKQFADEARGVGKLRHKRVANLIGYCCDGDERLLVAEYMPNDTLAKHLFHWENQTIEWAMRLRVALYIAEALDYCSSEGRPLYHDLNAYRVLFDENGDPRLSCFGLMKNSRDGKSYSTNLAYTPPEYLRNGRVTPESVIFSFGTVLLDLLSGKHIPPSHALDMIRGKNILLLMDSHLEGHFSSEEATVVFDLASQCLQYEPRERPNTKDLVTTLAPLQNKPDVPSYVMLGIPKHEEGPPTPQQPLSPMGDACSRMDLTAIHQXLVMTHYKDDEGTNELSFQEWTQQMRDMLEARKRGDVAFRDKEFKTAVDCYSQFIDVGTMVSPTVYARRSLCYLLCDQPDAALRDAMQAQCVYPDWSTAFYMQAVALAKLDMQKDAADMLNEAAALEEKRQRGGRGS